A genome region from Thermococcus onnurineus NA1 includes the following:
- a CDS encoding transcription initiation factor IIB gives MSKRRVCPVCGSTEFIYDPGRGEVVCKVCGYVIEENVIDMGPEWRAFDASQREKRARVGAPESILLHDKGLSTDIGIDRNLSGLMREKMYRLRKWQSRLRVSDAAERNLAFALSELDRIASQLKLPRHVEEEAARLYREAVRKGLIRGRSIESVIAACVYAACRLLKVPRTLDEIADISRVDKKEIGRSFRFIARNLNLTPKKLFVKPTDYVNKFADELGLSEKVRRRAIAILEEAYEKGLTSGKSPAGLVAAALYIAGLLEDEKRTQREVAEVARVTEVTVRNRYKELVEKLNLKIPV, from the coding sequence GTGAGCAAGCGTAGGGTCTGCCCGGTATGTGGCTCAACGGAGTTCATCTACGACCCGGGTAGGGGAGAGGTAGTCTGTAAGGTTTGCGGTTATGTTATAGAGGAGAACGTCATAGATATGGGTCCGGAATGGCGCGCTTTTGACGCTTCTCAAAGAGAGAAGAGGGCCCGCGTTGGTGCCCCCGAGAGCATTCTCCTTCACGATAAGGGTCTCTCAACTGATATAGGCATCGACAGGAACCTTTCTGGATTGATGCGCGAGAAGATGTACCGTCTGAGGAAGTGGCAATCCCGTCTGAGGGTTAGCGATGCCGCCGAGCGTAACTTGGCATTCGCCCTGAGCGAGCTTGACAGGATAGCGAGCCAGCTCAAGCTTCCGAGACACGTTGAAGAAGAGGCTGCTCGTCTCTACCGTGAGGCCGTCAGGAAGGGTCTCATAAGGGGCCGCTCCATTGAGAGCGTCATAGCGGCATGTGTTTACGCTGCGTGCAGGCTCCTCAAAGTTCCGAGGACGCTCGACGAGATAGCGGACATATCGCGCGTCGACAAGAAGGAGATAGGCAGGAGCTTCCGCTTCATCGCGAGGAACCTCAACCTTACGCCAAAGAAGCTCTTCGTAAAGCCAACGGACTACGTCAACAAGTTTGCCGATGAGCTCGGCCTGAGCGAGAAGGTCCGGAGAAGGGCCATTGCGATTCTCGAGGAGGCCTACGAGAAAGGCCTCACGAGCGGAAAGAGCCCGGCCGGCCTTGTTGCGGCGGCCCTGTATATAGCGGGCCTGCTTGAGGACGAGAAGAGGACGCAGCGTGAGGTTGCAGAGGTTGCGCGCGTCACAGAGGTAACGGTAAGGAACAGATACAAAGAGCTGGTGGAGAAGCTGAACCTCAAGATTCCGGTTTGA